CGCCATCTCCCAGGCCGAGGCCATGCTGAGCCAGCAAGTGTTCGCGGAATCGCCGATAGCCTTGCGCGCGGAGCCTGACAGTTCCGTTCCTCCCTGGATCCACCACAGGAAGGCATGCGTGTCCAGCAGGAGTCTCACCTACAGGTACTCCTCGAAGCCTTCCGGTGTCTGATCGAAGTCAGGGGCGATCCAGACCTGGCCAGCGGCCGACCCGGGCTGGCGCCTGGCCCCGCTGGCCGCGAGCGGCACGAGCCTCAGCAGGGGCTTGTTGTCGCGCGCGATGACCACGTCCTCTCCGGACATGGCCTTCTGGACCAGCTCGGAGAAGCGGGCCTTGGCCTGAGCGATGTTCACACGCGTCATGGCATACGCTCCTGTTGGTCATTTTACATGACCAACGAGAGTATCAGCAAGCGTGATACTGGTGGACGTGACTTACACCCCCGCGCGCGCGGGGGAACCCGCGAGGAGCGGGGCATCACATCGCAAGAGGAGGGTACATCCCCGCGCGCGCGGGGGAACCTGTATCAGAAAGGAGACAAGCGGCCAGGTTGTCCGCCCGAGGTGTCGCTACAGGCTTCCGTACACCACGCCGGGGTCGCCGGCCACGATCTTTCCGATCTCGGTGGCGCGCGACTCGCCGGCCGACTGCAGCATGGCGAGCACCCGCGCCTGGTCATCGGGCGCGCAACCGATGATCATCCCGATTCCCATGTTGAAAGAGCGGTACATGTCGGCGTCTGGCACGCCGCCGGAGCGCTGCAGAAAGCGGAACACCGCGTTGGGGGTCCAGGTCGACCTGTCGATGAGCGCCGCGACGCCCGGCGGGAGGATGCGCGGCAGATTCTCGGTGATGCCGCCGCCCGTGATGTGCGCCATGCCCTTCACCAGACCCGCGTCAAGCAGGGGCCGGACAAGCGGCAGGTACGACCGATGGATCCGCAGGAGTTCCTCCCCGACCGTGCACCCGAGTTCCGGCACCTCGGCATCAACCGTCAGACCGAGGTGGTCAAACACAATGGCACGAGCCAGCGAGTACCCATTGGTGTGAAGGCCCGACGATCGCAGGCCGATGAGCACATCGCCAATGCGCAGGCGTTCCCCGGTGATGACGCGGTCGTGCTCGACGACGCCGACAATGAAGCCGGCGATGTCGTACTCTCCGGACGAGTAGAATCCGGGCATCTCGGCCGTCTCGCCGCCGATGAGCGAGCAGCCGTTCTCTCGGCACGCCGTGGCGACGCCCTCCACGATCTGGCCCGCGATCTCGGGTGAGAGTTTGCCGGTGGCAAGGTAGTCGAGGAAGAACAGCGGCACGGCACCCTGCACGAGGATGTCGTTGACGCAGTGATTGACCAGATCCTGCCCGACGGTGTCATGGCGTCCCGTCAGGAACGCGACCTTCAGCTTGGTGCCGACCCCGTCGGCACTCGACACGAGCACGGGATCGCGGTAGTCGGTGCCAAGCCTGAACAGCCCGCCGAACGACCCGATCGACGACAGTACGCCCGGCGTAAACGTCGTTCGCGCAAGTCCCTTGATGCGGCGGACCGTCTCGTTGCCCGCGTCGATATCGACGCCGGATTGTTTGTAGTCCATGGACGAACCTGACTACTGCGTAGCCGGGCTGGAGCCCGGCGATCCCAGGAAGATGCCCGTCGCACGGCCGGCCCGAACCCCGAATCCCGTCTACTGACTACCCGCTACTGTTCGTCGGGTCTGAAGACCCGGCCTCCATCTGACCATCGCCACGCCCCTCACCGCTCAATCTGGCCCCGCGTGTCCAGGGCCAGCGGCAATTGCAGATACACCGCCTCCTCGCGCGGGAACGGCACCGGGTACGAACCGGTGTAACACGACGTGCAGTACCGATCGCGATCCGAGTTGACCGACTGGAGCAGTCCTTCGTAGCTCAGGTACCGCAGACTGTCGGCTTCGATGTGCTTGCGCACTTCCTCGAGTGTATGGGTCGCCGCAATCAGGTCGTTGCGCCTGGGCGTGTCGATGCCATAGAAGCAGGGTGAGATGGTCGGCGGACAACTGATCCGCACGTGCACTTCGGTCGCCCCGGCGGCCTTGATCATCTTCACGATCTTCCGGCTCGTCGTCCCGCGCACGATCGAATCGTCAATGAGCACGACGCGTCGCCCTTTCAGGATGCTGCGCACCGGGTTCAACTTGACCTTGACGCCGAAGTGACGGATGGACTGGCGTGGCTCGATGAACGTGCGCCCGACGTAGTGATTCCGAATGAGACCGAACTGCAGCGGCACGCCGGACACCTCGGAGTAGCCCACGGCGGCGCACACGCCGGAATCCGGCACGGGCACGACAACGTCGGCAGGCACGGTTGATTCGCGCGCCAGGAATCGGCCGAGATTGGTCCGCACTTCGTTGACGCTCCTGCCGAATACGAGGCTGTCGGGCCTGGCGAAATACACGTGCTCGAAGATGCAGTGACAGGACTGGGCCGAGGCAAACGGCCGGATCGGCTTCAGGCCCTCTGGCCCGATGACGAGCACCTCGCCCGGCTCGACGTCGCGCACATAGGTCGCACCGATCAGATCCATCGCGCAGGTTTCGGAGCAGACGACCCAGGCGCCGTCCAGCTGGCCGAGTGCCAACGGACGGAATCCATACGGGTCGCGGACGGCCACGAGCCGATCTCTGGTCAGGAACAACAGGGAAAACGCGCCCTGCACCTGCGTCACGGTGTCGACGAGGGCCTGCTCGACCTCTCGCGCCTTCGAGCGCGCATACAGGTGCAGGAAGATTTCGGTGTCGCTGGACGTCTGGAAGATCGCGCCCTGCCTGGTCAACTCGTCCCGCAGTTCGCGCTGGTTGACGAGGTTGCCGTTGTGGCACACGGCGATCTGGCCGTGCACGCATTCGATCAGCAGGGGTTGCGCGTTGGCGAGACCGCTTTCGCCGGCGGTCGAATACCGCACGTGCCCGATTGCGCTCGTGCCACGGAGCCTCGCCAGGACATCCTCGCGGAAAATGTCCGCCACGTAGCCCATGCCCCGCTCGGCGCGTAACGTGACGGCGTCAGACGCGACAATGCCACCGCTCTCCTGCCCGCGATGCTGCAGGGCGTAGAGGCCCAGGTAGGCGAGCTTGGCGGCCTCGGGGTGGCCGAAGACGCCAAAGACGCCGCACTCATCCTTGAACTTGTCGAGCATCAACCCCTAGATTCCCGGCCTGCCGTCCCGCCGGACGGATTCAGTCTGATGTCTTGAGCAACTTGAACCCGACAATCCCGTCGAGCACGCCGGCCACCAAGAACGCGGTGCCTAGCACGGGCCGGCTGTCGGGCGCGAAGAAGGGAAGCACACCGACAAGCGACAGCCCACTCAGAAGAACAATTCCCGCGCCAGTGGCCACTAAGGCAACGCCAACCACGCGCTTCGATCCGGGTCGATCCATGCCCCCCCCTACGTGCGCTCTTCGTCGAACACCCGTCGGAAGACCTCGTCGACGTGCCGCAACTGATGATCCAGGTCGAACAGGCGATCCAGTTCGGCGGCGTTAACCACGGCCGTCACGTCGGCGTCGTGCCTGAGCAGTTCGCGAAAATCGCAGCGCTCGTCGAACGACCGCATCGCGTTGCGCTGCACCCATTCGTAGGCCTGCTCGCGGGACACGCCCTTACTCGCCAGCGCCAGCAGCACCGACCCGGAAAACACCACCCCGCGCGACAGCTCGAGATTGCGCATCATGCGGTCGGGATACACGACCATGTCGGACGCGATGCGCGTGAATCGCCTCAGCATGTGGTCGAGCGCGATGAAACTGTCCGGCAGGATGATGCGCTCGACCGACGAGTGCGAAATGTCCCGCTCGTGCCAAAGCGCGATGTTCTCCATGGCCGCGACCAGATTGCCACGCAGCACCCGGGCCAGCCCCACGATCTGTTCGCAGCCAATGGGATTGCGCTTGTGCGGCATGGCCGATGAGCCCTTTTGGCCACGATCAAACGGCTCCTCGACCTCGCCGATCTCGGTCTTCTGCAGACCGCGGATCTCCAGCGCGAACTTTTCGAGCGACGCCGCCGTGATGGCGAGCGCCGACATCAACTCGGCATGCCGATCGCGCTGGATGACCTGCGAGGACACCGGCGCGGGTTGAAGCCCGAGCGTGGCGCACACCAGCCTCTCGATGGCGGGTTCCAGGTGGGCGTAGGTGCCCACCGCCCCCGAGATCTTGCCAACCGACACGATCTCGCGGGCCCGCTGAATTCGCACGACATCACGCCCCAGCTCCGCATACCAGATCGCCAGTTTCAGCCCGAACGTCGTCGGCTCGGCGTGCACGCCATGCGTACGGCCGATGATCGGCGTTCGCTGATGTTCGAGCGCGCGGGTTTTCACCGCGGCGCGGAGGGCCGCCATCCGGGTGAGCGTCAGGTCGCAGGCATCCTGGAGCTGCAGCGCGAGCGCCGTGTCGAGCACGTCCGACGAGGTCAACCCGAAGTGCAGCCAGCGCGCCTCCGGGCCCACGTGTTCGGCCACGGCGGTCGTAAACGCGATGATGTCGTGCTTGGTGACGGCCTCGATCGCATCGATACGGGCGACGTCGAAGGCGCCCCGCTCACGGATCGCACGAGCGGCATCGGCGGGAATGATGCCGGATTCGGCCATCGCCTCGGCCGCAGCCACCTCGACCCGGAGCCAGGTCTGGTACCTGTGCTCATCACTCCAGATCCGTCCCATCTCGGGGTGCGTATAACGGGCAATCATGAGACCACTCGCAGTTGATCCTGAACGAGGCCGAAATCGTTGACAGCTCCAAGCACGGCCGCCGACAGCGGCGTACTCGTCAGCAGTTCACGTGCGACACGAGCAACGTCCTCGATGGTGACGGCGGTGATCCCGGCGATGGTCTCATCGATCGTGAACATCCGGTCGAAGTAGATCTCCTGCCGTGCCAGGTACGCCGCCCGATGCCACGTGCTTTCGAGCCCGAGCAGCAGGCCACCCTTTACGTTGTCCTTGGCGCGCTGCAATTCGGAGGCGGCAATCGGCATCGTCACGAGCTGGCGCAGCTCATTCATAATGACGTCGATCACCTCGCCGACGCGGTCGTTCGAACAGCCGGCGTAGATGCTGAGCAGGCCGGCATCGCGGAAGGCACTCAGGCCGCTGCCAACCGAGTAGGCCAGACCGCGCTTCTCGCGAACGTTCTGGAACAGCCGGGAACTCATCGATCCGCCCATCACGGTGTTGAGCACAAGGGCGGCGTACCGCTCGGGGTGATTCTGCGGGTACGCGCCCACACCCAGGCAGATGTGACTCTGCTCGAGTTCCTTGTTGCGGATGATGATCAGCGCGTGGTCGGTGGGTGGCCCGTCAGCCGGGTGAGGGCAGCCAGCCCGTGTGCCGCCAAACGCCCGCTCCATCAGCTCACGCACCCGCGCATGCTCGAGATTGCCGGCCGCAGCGATAATCAGATTGTCGGAGGTGTAGGTGGCGGCGAAGTAGTCGCGCAGCGCCTGGGCCGTCAGCGCCTCAATGCTGTCTCGCGTGCCGAGAATGGGCATGCCGAGCGGATGCCCGGTCCAGAATCGCTGCAGGAAGAGTTCGTGGACGAGATCGTCTGGCGTGTCCTCGACCATCTTGATTTCTTCGAGGACGACGCTCTTTTCGCGATGCACGTCATCGTCGGCAAAACGCGGGTGCAGCACGACATCCGACAGAATGTCGACCGCCACCGGCAGTTGCTCATCTAGTACCTTGATCGAATAGTTGGCGTTCTCCTTGCCGGTTGACGCGTCCATCTGGCCGCCAATCGAGTCCACCTCCTGCGCGATAACCTCCGCCGACCGGGTCGCCGACCCTTTGAAGAGCATGTGTTCGACAAAGTGGGCGATGCCTGGCGAGGCGGACCCCTCCTGTCGCGACCCGCGCGTCAACCACACCCCGAAACTCACCGAACGGACGTGTGGAATCGACTCCGTCAAGAGACGGAGACCGTTGTCGAGCGTATCGCGAACAACCATCGGCAGGTTTACGACTGGATTGGTGCGTTAAATGGAGGCCACAAGCTGTTTATTACCAATAACTTGCAGCCATCTGATACTGACGATGATAGCATGGCGCAAGAAGCCGCAGCAACGAAAAAGGCAGATACGATGCCCACCATCGAACTCACGGACCTGACACGCGCCGAGATCGAATCGGCCCTTCGCGACCTGGGTGTCGAACCGTACCGGGCGGGCCAGCTCTTCCAATGGGTCTACCAGCGGGGCGTCGTCGACTTCGAGTCGATGACGGACCTGTCGCAGGACCTCCGCCGCACGCTGGTGGAGCACTTCCACATCACCACTCCGGTCGTCTCCCGACGGGATATCTCGGAAGATGGCACCGAGAAGTTCCTGCTCTCGTTGCGCGATGGACGCCACATCGAATCCGTCTTTATTCCGGATACCGGGTCGCAGACGATCTGTGTGTCGACGCAGGTGGGCTGCGCGATGGGATGCACGTTCTGCCTGACGGCCACCATGGGACTGGTGCGCAACCTCAGCCCGGGCGAAATCGTCGGACAGGTGCGCGTGCTGTCTGCCGCCGTCGACTTGCGCGGCAAGGCGTTCAACATCGTCTTGATGGGCATGGGCGAACCGCTTCACAACTACGACCAGACGATGGCGGCGTTGCGGATCCTCTGTGACAGGAAGGGATGTGCGCTGCCGCCAAGGCGGATCACGCTTTCTACGGTCGGGCTCGTGCCGGCCATTGAACGGCTCGCGACCGAGCCGCTGATGCCCAACCTCGCGATCTCGCTGCACGCGGCATCTGAAGACGTGCGAGCGCGGCTTGTGCCGTCGGCGCGCAAGTACAGCATCACGGAGATTCTCGCGGCGTGTCGGCGGTTTCCCTTGAAACACCGGGGTCGCATCACGTTCGAATACGTGCTGCTCGCCGGCATCAACGACTCGGACACCGAAGCACGGAAGCTGGCGAAACTGCTGCGGGGCATGCGGGCCAAGGTCAACCTGATCCCACTCAACCCGGTTGCGGGCATCGTGTTTGAGCGACCCTCCGACGATTGCATCAACCAGTTCGGCCGCATCCTCTCCGAGCACCAGGTGACCGTGTCGGTGCGCAAGAGCCGCGGACGGGACATCCGCGCCGCGTGCGGGCAACTCGCCATCGAGGGCGGCAGGAAATCGCCCGCGCAGCTCCTCGCCGACGCGATCGAGTAGCGGCGGAACGGCCCCTCGCTGACTGGCGCGGAACGACGGTTCCCGGAGCGGCCCCTCGAACCAAGCCGACAGCGAAGCCCTGAGTGAAGTCGAAGGGCGTCAGTCTGCAAAACGCGCCGCAAGGGCCAGGACTGGGTGCGCGAATAGCGCGATCGTGAGGTCGGCGACGAGCCCCGGAAGGCGCGTTTTGCCGGCTTGCGTGAGCGGGGCCGCGGAGGGAAACGTCGTCCCGCGCAGACGGGCGCGATGAATCGCGCCCCTGATATAGAACGACCTGTCAAGCACGCGTGTCAACAGTCACTGTCATCACCAGCAGCATCGGTGGCGGTCGAGGCGGCTGTCGCGACGGTTGATCACTCTGATATTCGCGGGTTGGATACCGCATAATCGTGATCCGTCGGGAGCGACCTCGGACTACGGACGCGGGTTCGGCCCGGAGGCCTACCGCATAGGGGCGGCGAGGATACTCCTTTCCGTGTGCCGCTCGACCGCCGCCGTTGCTGCCTGTCGTCGTCCTGCGTCGGACGCTATGCCGCCACGGATCGCGAGGGCCGTTGTTCGGCGTCCACCGCGACCCCAATCGCCCAGATGAACCCCAAGAGCTCGCGGCCCACCGCGGTCACCACCTGCTGCGGGCATTTACCCCGGCCGAGCAGCTTCCGATAGCGGGCATGCAGCCGGTGCTGCGCCTTCCAGGCGATGGCCTTCACCGGTTCACTCAACCCCGCGTGCCGTTTCCGGAGCAGCGCGCTCACGGCCGGCCGATGCCGATACGCCCACCCCGCTTCTACGACAATGCGCCGGAGATGCGCGTTGCCGGTCTTGGTGATCCCGCCGCGCCACGTGCGCCCGCCGCTGGACGCCTCGCGGGGGCCCAGGCCGCCATACCCCATCAACTGGCGGGGCCGCGTGAACCGGGAGAGCGTGCCGACTTCCGCGACGATGGTGACGGCGGACGTGAGGGCGATCCCGCGGAGCGCCTGGAGGGCGTCGATCACCGCACGCATCGCCGTCGGGGCGTGGGTGACCGCCTCCGTGATCGCCCGCTCGAGTCGCGCCACGCGATCGGCCACGTGGTCGACTTCGTGGACGTAATCCAGCAACGTCGCCTCCTGGGCGGGCTGGTCGAAGTGCACGGCCTGCTTCACCCAGGCGAGATACGTCTGCGTCCACGCCTTCGTGCCCACCGGCGGCCGCCGCCCGTGGCGCAGCAAGAACTTGCTCAACCGGTGCCGCGCCCGCAATTGATCTTTCTTCGCCGCCTCCCGCGCGCGCACCAGATCCCGCAAGGCCTCGTGCGCCGCGTCGGGCACCCAGACGGGCGTCAAGTCGCCGGCGCGGTAGCTGCGCGCCAGCTTCAGCGCATCGCGTCGATCCGTCTTGACGCGATCCCCGGCCTTCACCGGCACCAGCGTCGGCGCAATCACCTCGCATCGCACCCCGAGCGCGGTCAGTTGCCAGTACACCACATACCCCGTGGGGCCCGCCTCGTAGCACGCCCGCAGGTGCTCGGCCGGCCCCAGCTTCTTGACCAGTTTCCGGATCGATTCCGGGCGGTTGGGGATGGTCCCCAGCGACCGGACTTCGCCATTGGGCTCCGCCACGGCAACCGCGATCGTGTCGGCGTGGACATCCAGACCAATAAATCGTACCTTGCTCATGACCGGCTCCTTTCGCATGTGGCTCTGCGTTGTGCAGGGCTTCAACTCGCAGCGTAACCCACGACACTGCGAATGCGAGCCGGTCGTTCCATTGTGACTACGTAACCGAGGGGCCGCGCCGCGAATCGCCACGTCACCACTGTGCCAATGGGGCGGGCGCCCTCCCCGCGCCCTCCACGGTGCCATCGAGCGCGGGCGAGTCGATGCGCACGCGAACGCGCGTGTTGCGTGGCAGACCCGGTGGGATGCGAACCTTGAGGAAGTTGTCGGTCAGCACCACCGTGCCATCGTCGAGCGTGAGACCGGGACGAACCGATCCGATCTGAGACGCGACGAATCGGTCGGTGAGCCGCCTCGCGACGTCGCGCAACCGTCTCGCCCGCGTCTTGGTCCGGGCCGCATCCACCTTTGGCGTCATCACCGTGGCGTCGGTGCCGGGCCGATCCGAGTACGGAAACACGTGCAGGTAGCTGAACGGCAGGCGCTCGACCTCGCGCGCCATCATCTCCATATCCTGGTCCGACTCGCCGGGAAAACCCACAATCAGGTCGCTCCCGATCGATGCGTGCGGCAACCGCGCGTGAATCTGGTCAACCAGATCCCGATAGCACTCCAATGTGTACGGCCTCCGCATGACACGCAGCACTCGATCGCTCGCGTGCTGAAGCGGCAGGTGGAAATGCGGTGCGAATCGTCCGGACCGCGCCACCAGATCGACCACGTCTTGCGGACAGTCCATCGGCTCGAGCGAACTGATGCGAAAGGTGGTGTCGCCGGGCTGGCGATCGAGATCCCGGAGCAACTCGACGAGTGACGTGGCCGGCTGCAGGTCGCGCCCGAAGGATCCGAGGTGGACACCAACCAGCCACACCTCCTTGTACCCCGCGGCCGCGACGCGATGGACCTCGTCGCGGATCTCGACCAACGGGCGGCTGCGCGAAGGCCCACGCGTGAACGGGATGATGCAGAATGCGCACGTCTGGTCG
This genomic window from Acidobacteriota bacterium contains:
- the mtaB gene encoding tRNA (N(6)-L-threonylcarbamoyladenosine(37)-C(2))-methylthiotransferase MtaB, producing MTYAILTFGCRVNQADSFELEEGLRTRGAVEAPADAADLIIVNTCSVTGAADQGARRAIRGLSRDNPSARIVVTGCYATRKPGDLDQLPNVLMVVPNQKKDGLLRLLDEESVFATRDRFGEGDGSCGAGVAPGAMGRTAYPLRVQTGCDQTCAFCIIPFTRGPSRSRPLVEIRDEVHRVAAAGYKEVWLVGVHLGSFGRDLQPATSLVELLRDLDRQPGDTTFRISSLEPMDCPQDVVDLVARSGRFAPHFHLPLQHASDRVLRVMRRPYTLECYRDLVDQIHARLPHASIGSDLIVGFPGESDQDMEMMAREVERLPFSYLHVFPYSDRPGTDATVMTPKVDAARTKTRARRLRDVARRLTDRFVASQIGSVRPGLTLDDGTVVLTDNFLKVRIPPGLPRNTRVRVRIDSPALDGTVEGAGRAPAPLAQW
- the purB gene encoding adenylosuccinate lyase, with the protein product MIARYTHPEMGRIWSDEHRYQTWLRVEVAAAEAMAESGIIPADAARAIRERGAFDVARIDAIEAVTKHDIIAFTTAVAEHVGPEARWLHFGLTSSDVLDTALALQLQDACDLTLTRMAALRAAVKTRALEHQRTPIIGRTHGVHAEPTTFGLKLAIWYAELGRDVVRIQRAREIVSVGKISGAVGTYAHLEPAIERLVCATLGLQPAPVSSQVIQRDRHAELMSALAITAASLEKFALEIRGLQKTEIGEVEEPFDRGQKGSSAMPHKRNPIGCEQIVGLARVLRGNLVAAMENIALWHERDISHSSVERIILPDSFIALDHMLRRFTRIASDMVVYPDRMMRNLELSRGVVFSGSVLLALASKGVSREQAYEWVQRNAMRSFDERCDFRELLRHDADVTAVVNAAELDRLFDLDHQLRHVDEVFRRVFDEERT
- a CDS encoding IS110 family transposase → MSKVRFIGLDVHADTIAVAVAEPNGEVRSLGTIPNRPESIRKLVKKLGPAEHLRACYEAGPTGYVVYWQLTALGVRCEVIAPTLVPVKAGDRVKTDRRDALKLARSYRAGDLTPVWVPDAAHEALRDLVRAREAAKKDQLRARHRLSKFLLRHGRRPPVGTKAWTQTYLAWVKQAVHFDQPAQEATLLDYVHEVDHVADRVARLERAITEAVTHAPTAMRAVIDALQALRGIALTSAVTIVAEVGTLSRFTRPRQLMGYGGLGPREASSGGRTWRGGITKTGNAHLRRIVVEAGWAYRHRPAVSALLRKRHAGLSEPVKAIAWKAQHRLHARYRKLLGRGKCPQQVVTAVGRELLGFIWAIGVAVDAEQRPSRSVAA
- the purF gene encoding amidophosphoribosyltransferase, which encodes MLDKFKDECGVFGVFGHPEAAKLAYLGLYALQHRGQESGGIVASDAVTLRAERGMGYVADIFREDVLARLRGTSAIGHVRYSTAGESGLANAQPLLIECVHGQIAVCHNGNLVNQRELRDELTRQGAIFQTSSDTEIFLHLYARSKAREVEQALVDTVTQVQGAFSLLFLTRDRLVAVRDPYGFRPLALGQLDGAWVVCSETCAMDLIGATYVRDVEPGEVLVIGPEGLKPIRPFASAQSCHCIFEHVYFARPDSLVFGRSVNEVRTNLGRFLARESTVPADVVVPVPDSGVCAAVGYSEVSGVPLQFGLIRNHYVGRTFIEPRQSIRHFGVKVKLNPVRSILKGRRVVLIDDSIVRGTTSRKIVKMIKAAGATEVHVRISCPPTISPCFYGIDTPRRNDLIAATHTLEEVRKHIEADSLRYLSYEGLLQSVNSDRDRYCTSCYTGSYPVPFPREEAVYLQLPLALDTRGQIER
- the purM gene encoding phosphoribosylformylglycinamidine cyclo-ligase; protein product: MDYKQSGVDIDAGNETVRRIKGLARTTFTPGVLSSIGSFGGLFRLGTDYRDPVLVSSADGVGTKLKVAFLTGRHDTVGQDLVNHCVNDILVQGAVPLFFLDYLATGKLSPEIAGQIVEGVATACRENGCSLIGGETAEMPGFYSSGEYDIAGFIVGVVEHDRVITGERLRIGDVLIGLRSSGLHTNGYSLARAIVFDHLGLTVDAEVPELGCTVGEELLRIHRSYLPLVRPLLDAGLVKGMAHITGGGITENLPRILPPGVAALIDRSTWTPNAVFRFLQRSGGVPDADMYRSFNMGIGMIIGCAPDDQARVLAMLQSAGESRATEIGKIVAGDPGVVYGSL
- a CDS encoding type II toxin-antitoxin system prevent-host-death family antitoxin, whose amino-acid sequence is MTRVNIAQAKARFSELVQKAMSGEDVVIARDNKPLLRLVPLAASGARRQPGSAAGQVWIAPDFDQTPEGFEEYL
- a CDS encoding pitrilysin family protein, with product MVVRDTLDNGLRLLTESIPHVRSVSFGVWLTRGSRQEGSASPGIAHFVEHMLFKGSATRSAEVIAQEVDSIGGQMDASTGKENANYSIKVLDEQLPVAVDILSDVVLHPRFADDDVHREKSVVLEEIKMVEDTPDDLVHELFLQRFWTGHPLGMPILGTRDSIEALTAQALRDYFAATYTSDNLIIAAAGNLEHARVRELMERAFGGTRAGCPHPADGPPTDHALIIIRNKELEQSHICLGVGAYPQNHPERYAALVLNTVMGGSMSSRLFQNVREKRGLAYSVGSGLSAFRDAGLLSIYAGCSNDRVGEVIDVIMNELRQLVTMPIAASELQRAKDNVKGGLLLGLESTWHRAAYLARQEIYFDRMFTIDETIAGITAVTIEDVARVARELLTSTPLSAAVLGAVNDFGLVQDQLRVVS
- the rlmN gene encoding 23S rRNA (adenine(2503)-C(2))-methyltransferase RlmN, with the protein product MAQEAAATKKADTMPTIELTDLTRAEIESALRDLGVEPYRAGQLFQWVYQRGVVDFESMTDLSQDLRRTLVEHFHITTPVVSRRDISEDGTEKFLLSLRDGRHIESVFIPDTGSQTICVSTQVGCAMGCTFCLTATMGLVRNLSPGEIVGQVRVLSAAVDLRGKAFNIVLMGMGEPLHNYDQTMAALRILCDRKGCALPPRRITLSTVGLVPAIERLATEPLMPNLAISLHAASEDVRARLVPSARKYSITEILAACRRFPLKHRGRITFEYVLLAGINDSDTEARKLAKLLRGMRAKVNLIPLNPVAGIVFERPSDDCINQFGRILSEHQVTVSVRKSRGRDIRAACGQLAIEGGRKSPAQLLADAIE